A window from Dehalobacter sp. DCA encodes these proteins:
- a CDS encoding cytochrome b/b6 domain-containing protein, with amino-acid sequence MSSKLVTKIILDIAMSIFFVFLLDAFGTGLAFHEIAGLFIFALFGIHILLNWSWVKNTTLNLLQNKLNNRTAVSVKMKYALNLAIFISISIIVTTGVLISKVLFPSDTIHGEWIYLVHKWTSYVCLGFLITHLAIHASYFVKSVGRIIINLKERNVRKTLVRLGAACLLVIMLYTRVLSTVSTSDESQLSKIAETQITTSQSTSKNRTEPAAENYYNENITYSEGSSSDNDDSEDADAIVSANDSATDATVGDTTGPEEKISLDEYLSQLHCGGCHKNCSLLYPQCDKAQREIRVAEQDYQELYGDISD; translated from the coding sequence ATGAGCAGTAAATTAGTGACAAAGATTATATTAGATATCGCCATGAGCATATTTTTTGTGTTCCTGCTGGATGCTTTTGGAACCGGGTTAGCTTTTCATGAGATTGCAGGGCTATTTATTTTCGCTCTTTTCGGTATCCATATTCTGTTGAACTGGTCCTGGGTGAAAAACACAACGCTTAATCTGCTGCAAAACAAGCTTAATAATAGGACCGCAGTTTCCGTAAAGATGAAATATGCTTTGAACCTCGCAATCTTCATTAGTATTTCGATCATAGTGACTACGGGAGTACTGATATCGAAAGTTTTGTTTCCTTCAGATACGATTCATGGCGAATGGATCTATCTGGTCCATAAATGGACGTCGTACGTCTGTCTGGGCTTCCTGATCACCCATCTTGCAATTCATGCCAGCTATTTCGTAAAATCAGTCGGCAGGATCATCATAAACCTGAAAGAGCGCAATGTCAGAAAAACACTGGTTCGCCTGGGGGCAGCGTGCCTGCTGGTCATCATGTTGTATACCCGGGTTCTTTCAACAGTTTCGACAAGCGATGAGAGTCAGTTGAGCAAAATTGCGGAGACACAGATCACGACATCGCAAAGTACATCCAAAAATAGAACTGAACCCGCAGCAGAGAATTATTATAATGAAAACATAACCTATTCGGAAGGTTCAAGTTCTGACAATGATGATTCAGAAGACGCTGATGCTATTGTTTCGGCAAATGATTCCGCTACGGATGCAACTGTTGGTGATACCACCGGTCCGGAAGAAAAAATCAGTCTTGATGAGTACTTGTCCCAGCTGCATTGTGGTGGTTGCCATAAAAACTGCTCTCTTTTGTATCCGCAATGCGACAAGGCCCAACGTGAGATAAGGGTGGCAGAACAGGACTATCAGGAACTCTATGGGGATATAAGCGATTAA
- a CDS encoding IS30 family transposase, with amino-acid sequence MAKNTHLTLDERISIQSLVSAGAKFTAIGAELGKDPSTISKEIRNHYKVAEKASFNPCMHRKACKHHSDLCRACRQRWSKDCRKCDYEKCHTICPDFKELICLKLRKPPYVCNGCNERHSCKLRRHLYDAKYAQAEYESVRSESRQGFAITSDELARIDRIVSPLVKQGQSVHQICVNNGDAIMLDEKTIYNYIDAGLLSVGNIDLPRKVRYRVRKKKKPVKVDKQCHKGRTYDDFLEYMEANRDIAVVEMDSVEGRKGGKVFMTLYFRNCSLMLTFIRDANTARTVTDKINYLYETLGHDAFVKLFPVILTDRGSEFTDPLSIEFTEDKVRRTHVFYCDPQRSDQKGGIEVTHEFIRRVLPKGTSFDSLDQADVSLMMSHINSYKRKKLGNQSANQLFSLFNGGDILPMLVIQDIPANEINLTPLLLKK; translated from the coding sequence ATGGCAAAGAATACTCATTTAACATTGGATGAAAGGATCTCTATCCAGTCCTTAGTATCAGCCGGAGCAAAATTCACTGCTATTGGAGCGGAATTAGGAAAAGATCCGTCTACTATATCAAAGGAAATCCGCAATCACTACAAGGTAGCGGAGAAGGCTTCATTTAATCCCTGTATGCATCGTAAGGCTTGTAAGCATCATTCAGACTTATGTCGGGCATGCAGACAACGTTGGAGCAAAGATTGCCGCAAATGTGATTATGAAAAATGTCACACTATCTGCCCTGACTTTAAAGAACTTATCTGTCTTAAACTGAGAAAGCCTCCATATGTCTGCAATGGCTGTAATGAACGCCACAGCTGCAAGCTTCGCCGACATCTCTATGATGCTAAGTATGCTCAGGCTGAGTATGAATCTGTCCGCAGCGAAAGCAGACAAGGCTTTGCAATCACTTCGGATGAGCTTGCCAGAATAGATAGGATTGTCTCTCCGCTGGTCAAGCAGGGACAGTCTGTTCATCAGATCTGTGTCAATAATGGTGACGCGATCATGCTCGATGAAAAGACAATCTATAACTACATTGATGCAGGACTCCTTTCTGTCGGAAATATTGACCTTCCAAGGAAGGTAAGGTACAGAGTACGAAAGAAGAAAAAACCTGTGAAGGTCGATAAGCAGTGTCATAAGGGCAGAACCTATGATGATTTTCTTGAATACATGGAAGCCAACCGAGATATAGCTGTTGTTGAGATGGACTCGGTTGAAGGCCGTAAGGGTGGCAAAGTATTCATGACGCTGTATTTCAGAAACTGTAGCCTGATGCTGACGTTCATTCGCGATGCCAATACGGCTAGAACCGTCACTGACAAGATTAACTATTTGTATGAGACTTTGGGACACGATGCATTTGTTAAGCTGTTCCCAGTAATACTTACAGACCGTGGAAGTGAGTTTACGGATCCGTTATCCATTGAATTCACGGAAGACAAGGTTCGCCGTACACATGTGTTTTACTGCGATCCACAGCGCTCTGATCAGAAAGGAGGCATCGAGGTTACCCATGAATTCATCAGAAGAGTCCTGCCGAAAGGCACTTCCTTTGACAGCCTAGATCAAGCAGATGTCTCTCTAATGATGAGCCATATCAATTCATACAAAAGAAAAAAGCTGGGCAACCAGTCCGCCAACCAGTTGTTCAGCCTTTTCAATGGGGGAGATATCTTGCCTATGCTTGTCATACAAGACATCCCTGCTAATGAAATTAATCTAACACCATTGCTGCTGAAGAAATAA
- a CDS encoding MFS transporter: MNKSNTKKSFVLVMILYLLGIFMGAIDTGIVTPARTVIQNNLLVDEKTGIWMITIYTLAYAASIPIMGKLADMFGRKYIYLASIFLFGLGSLFCGLAQEFNSFTVLLAARIVQALGGGGILPVATAEFGTTFPPEKRGMALGLVGGVYGIANIFGASAGSAILDIFGKSNWQFIFYVNLPITLFILIAGFLCLPNNRNDNVKKIDIGGILILTVMILALMYGLKNIDFFDLKSTLISTSVYPFLTLFGILIPFFILAEKKAEDPVMNLSYFTNSRVMITFIIAFITGIVLMGMIFVPQFAENSLKIASGSGGYFVIILGLFAGVGAPLSGKLIDKYGPKMILGLGFLISLLGSLFLIFVAADQPSMLTVNISLVLMGLGMGFTMGTPLNYMMLENTKDEESNSALAALSLVRSIGTAIAPAVMVGFLAHAGVAVQNNVMNLLPKEVSIPKLPYAQELTTEINEMKSNPMMKNVLATVDMPNFSYLEKIEINMNGSSDYQIPDELMDKIKSSDVTTITENSKLITGSFFAGMAPDMISNIQTGIQNGIDELTVVESMPQSSVSFRDTIEKMTVLKDAVPGAFDTAKQNYLAEIDQRSTVIESEFQKTLNSGFKQVYLTVTISSLIGLIFLCFYRRKPVNKQG; this comes from the coding sequence TTGAATAAATCAAATACGAAAAAGAGCTTTGTTCTCGTTATGATTCTATATCTGCTCGGTATTTTTATGGGTGCGATTGACACGGGAATTGTCACACCAGCCAGAACAGTTATTCAAAATAATTTGCTGGTCGATGAAAAAACCGGGATCTGGATGATTACGATTTATACACTGGCTTATGCGGCCAGTATTCCGATCATGGGTAAACTTGCTGATATGTTCGGACGCAAGTACATTTATCTTGCCAGTATCTTTCTCTTTGGTCTGGGTTCTTTATTTTGTGGTTTAGCCCAGGAGTTTAACAGCTTTACGGTCCTGCTCGCAGCCAGGATCGTCCAGGCGCTTGGCGGAGGCGGAATCCTTCCGGTTGCGACTGCTGAATTTGGTACGACTTTTCCTCCGGAAAAACGGGGGATGGCCCTGGGACTGGTTGGGGGAGTATACGGGATTGCCAATATTTTCGGTGCTTCGGCAGGCAGTGCAATTCTGGATATTTTCGGCAAGAGCAACTGGCAGTTTATTTTTTATGTGAATCTGCCGATCACGCTGTTTATCCTGATCGCCGGCTTCCTCTGTCTGCCAAACAACAGAAATGACAATGTCAAAAAGATTGATATCGGTGGAATCCTGATTCTGACCGTGATGATTCTCGCTTTAATGTATGGACTCAAGAATATTGACTTCTTTGATTTAAAGTCAACTTTAATCAGTACGAGTGTTTATCCTTTCCTGACCCTGTTTGGGATTCTTATTCCTTTCTTTATCCTGGCTGAGAAAAAAGCAGAGGATCCGGTGATGAACTTATCGTATTTTACAAACTCACGGGTCATGATCACCTTTATCATTGCCTTTATTACCGGAATTGTGTTAATGGGGATGATTTTTGTGCCGCAGTTTGCCGAAAACTCACTGAAAATTGCTTCCGGAAGTGGCGGCTATTTTGTTATCATTCTCGGTTTGTTTGCAGGGGTTGGCGCTCCTTTATCCGGAAAGCTGATCGATAAATACGGACCTAAAATGATTCTAGGTCTAGGTTTTCTGATATCTTTGCTTGGTTCGCTGTTTCTGATCTTTGTCGCAGCTGACCAGCCCAGTATGCTGACGGTAAACATCAGTCTGGTTCTCATGGGTCTTGGTATGGGCTTTACGATGGGCACACCATTAAATTATATGATGCTGGAAAATACCAAAGATGAAGAGTCCAATTCGGCACTCGCCGCCTTGTCTCTTGTTCGATCGATCGGAACGGCGATTGCGCCGGCAGTCATGGTTGGTTTTCTGGCGCATGCCGGAGTGGCGGTTCAGAATAATGTAATGAACCTGCTGCCCAAAGAAGTCTCCATACCGAAGCTGCCGTATGCGCAGGAACTTACAACAGAAATCAATGAGATGAAAAGCAATCCAATGATGAAAAATGTTCTGGCAACCGTCGATATGCCCAACTTTTCCTATCTGGAAAAGATTGAAATCAATATGAACGGCAGCAGTGACTATCAGATTCCTGACGAGCTGATGGACAAAATAAAATCTTCTGACGTCACGACCATCACGGAGAACAGCAAATTGATTACAGGGAGCTTCTTTGCTGGCATGGCTCCGGATATGATTTCGAATATTCAAACCGGGATTCAAAACGGAATTGATGAGCTTACGGTTGTGGAATCGATGCCCCAGTCAAGCGTATCCTTCCGGGATACGATAGAAAAAATGACAGTCTTAAAAGATGCCGTCCCGGGAGCTTTTGACACAGCCAAACAAAATTATCTTGCGGAGATTGATCAGAGAAGCACGGTCATTGAATCAGAATTCCAAAAAACCTTAAACAGCGGATTTAAGCAGGTGTATCTGACAGTTACGATTTCTTCTCTGATTGGCTTGATCTTCCTGTGCTTCTATCGAAGAAAACCGGTCAATAAGCAAGGATAG
- a CDS encoding efflux RND transporter permease subunit — translation MQLFIEKFVKGLIIHKRVVLLIYLAVIIASIALIPSITVNYDLAEYLPEHSLTKQAITLVDQEFGYPGTAQVMVEGISIREALEAKEKIKEVPGVKNVIWLDDVTDVTVPEAFISQNVLDSYYKDGAALFQVEFAQGDYSTGTGDALKAIRASLGENVSITGEAEDSSHMREVLGSEMSKIMIIVIPLCVLILMLACYSWIEPLLYLSVIGVSVIINAGTNAFFHNISFITNSIAAVLQFAISMDFSLFLCHRYLEEKDAGAEVFSAIAKAVKNTLSSISASALTIIAGFLALLFMQYGIGKDLGLVLVKGICLSYISVIILLPIMIAIFHKTIDKTRHRPLVPPFMKIGRGTIKVRYLLFALVVMIVIPSFLAQKNTDFLYGNTSGSSSEGTIVEERNNIESCFGVYNPVVILVPNDDIAAEIQLAQELEEQKYIRDVQTLVTLADPAIPRSLLPQSVRDMFLSEHYTRMIVLMNIAGETPETFEAVAELEQSVQKYYPDEWYAAGNATSIADIKNTVEQDTRTVNLFSILSVGLIILLTFRSISVPVLLIAVIESSIWINMGIPYFQGSSLVFIGYLVVSSIQLGATIDYGILMSNRYLEFRKTQKPRDAVLSALNTAGNTVMISALILAVAGFAEGMLSQIKAISDIGILLGRGAALSGLMVLVLLPVLLMTFDKVMMKTTLFAKESGREETI, via the coding sequence ATGCAGCTGTTTATAGAAAAGTTTGTGAAAGGCCTTATTATCCATAAACGGGTCGTTTTACTAATCTATTTGGCAGTCATTATTGCCAGTATTGCGCTTATACCCAGTATTACAGTTAACTATGATTTAGCGGAATATCTGCCGGAACACTCCTTGACCAAGCAGGCGATTACGCTTGTGGATCAGGAGTTTGGTTATCCGGGAACTGCTCAGGTCATGGTGGAAGGCATTTCTATACGGGAAGCCCTTGAAGCCAAGGAAAAAATCAAAGAGGTTCCGGGTGTAAAAAATGTGATTTGGCTGGATGATGTCACAGATGTTACGGTTCCGGAGGCCTTTATTTCCCAAAACGTTCTGGATAGTTACTATAAAGATGGAGCTGCCTTGTTTCAAGTTGAATTTGCTCAGGGGGATTATTCCACTGGAACAGGGGATGCCCTGAAGGCGATCCGGGCTTCGTTAGGCGAAAATGTCAGTATCACGGGAGAAGCTGAAGATTCGAGCCATATGCGGGAAGTGCTTGGCTCGGAAATGTCCAAGATTATGATCATCGTTATTCCGCTCTGTGTCCTCATCCTGATGTTGGCATGTTACTCCTGGATAGAACCGCTGCTGTATTTAAGCGTCATAGGGGTTTCTGTGATTATCAATGCCGGAACGAATGCCTTTTTCCATAACATATCTTTCATCACCAATTCAATTGCTGCGGTGCTGCAATTCGCCATTTCGATGGATTTTTCGTTGTTTCTTTGCCACCGCTATCTTGAGGAAAAGGATGCCGGGGCCGAGGTTTTTTCTGCAATTGCCAAAGCAGTAAAAAATACACTTTCATCTATTTCGGCGAGCGCGCTGACGATTATAGCTGGGTTTTTAGCCCTGCTGTTTATGCAGTACGGGATCGGCAAGGATCTCGGACTGGTATTGGTTAAGGGAATCTGTCTGAGCTATATCAGTGTGATCATTTTGCTGCCGATTATGATTGCGATCTTCCACAAAACGATTGACAAAACCCGGCACAGGCCCCTCGTTCCGCCTTTTATGAAGATAGGCCGGGGCACAATCAAAGTAAGATATCTGTTGTTTGCCCTGGTTGTGATGATTGTTATTCCGTCTTTCCTGGCACAAAAGAATACTGACTTTTTATATGGGAATACTTCCGGAAGTTCCAGTGAGGGAACCATTGTCGAGGAAAGAAATAACATTGAAAGCTGCTTCGGTGTCTATAATCCTGTTGTGATTTTAGTTCCAAATGACGATATTGCTGCTGAAATACAGCTGGCCCAGGAACTGGAGGAACAGAAATATATCCGCGATGTTCAGACTCTGGTCACGCTGGCAGATCCTGCAATCCCACGTTCTTTACTGCCGCAAAGCGTCAGGGATATGTTCCTGTCGGAACATTATACCCGTATGATCGTTCTTATGAACATTGCCGGTGAAACGCCCGAGACTTTTGAAGCCGTTGCAGAACTCGAACAGTCGGTGCAAAAGTATTACCCTGATGAATGGTATGCCGCGGGGAATGCCACCAGTATCGCCGATATCAAAAATACTGTTGAACAGGACACGCGTACAGTTAACCTGTTTTCAATTCTGTCTGTGGGTCTGATTATTCTGCTGACGTTCCGTTCCATATCTGTTCCGGTGCTGCTGATCGCAGTCATTGAGTCTTCTATCTGGATCAATATGGGGATACCCTATTTTCAGGGATCAAGTCTGGTGTTTATCGGTTATTTGGTTGTGAGTTCCATCCAGCTTGGCGCAACGATTGATTATGGGATTCTGATGTCCAACCGTTATCTCGAATTCAGGAAGACACAAAAACCCAGAGACGCAGTACTGTCTGCGTTGAATACTGCCGGGAACACCGTGATGATCTCAGCATTGATTCTTGCCGTGGCGGGTTTTGCGGAAGGAATGCTTTCCCAAATTAAAGCTATCAGTGATATTGGTATTTTGCTGGGCAGGGGTGCGGCACTGTCAGGACTGATGGTCCTTGTTTTACTGCCGGTGCTGCTGATGACGTTTGATAAAGTAATGATGAAAACCACTTTGTTTGCGAAAGAAAGTGGGAGGGAGGAGACAATCTGA
- a CDS encoding SDR family NAD(P)-dependent oxidoreductase has protein sequence MKALITGASSGIGRDIARVLSAKGYDLILVARRLDRLEDLKNELSCDVQTISLDLAQEESCFRLYNLVKDQEIDILINNAGFAVYGDFDQTDLGKELELINTNIKAVHILTKLFLQDFKQRDRGYILNVASSAAFLPGPLMAAYYASKAYVLRLTEAVHEELRKTNSKVYVGALCPGPVHTEFAKVANIKFGVKALNSPHVARYTVDQMLKHKHLIIPGVVMKAAFIFMKIMPHKILLSFLYKIQKEKFV, from the coding sequence ATGAAAGCCTTAATTACAGGGGCCAGTTCAGGTATTGGTCGGGATATTGCCAGAGTGCTCAGCGCGAAAGGATATGATTTAATCCTGGTTGCTCGGCGCCTTGACAGGCTGGAAGATTTAAAGAATGAGCTTTCCTGCGATGTCCAGACAATCAGCCTTGATCTTGCACAGGAAGAATCCTGTTTCCGTCTTTACAACCTGGTCAAGGACCAGGAAATTGATATACTGATCAATAATGCCGGGTTTGCTGTGTACGGTGATTTTGATCAGACTGATCTTGGAAAAGAATTAGAACTGATTAATACCAATATCAAAGCAGTTCACATTCTAACGAAATTGTTTCTGCAAGACTTCAAGCAGCGTGACCGGGGATATATTTTAAATGTAGCTTCTTCGGCTGCCTTTTTACCCGGACCATTAATGGCTGCTTACTATGCGTCGAAAGCCTATGTACTCAGACTGACAGAAGCCGTACATGAGGAACTTCGAAAAACAAACAGCAAGGTTTACGTAGGTGCGCTTTGCCCGGGGCCGGTACACACCGAGTTCGCAAAAGTTGCCAATATTAAGTTTGGCGTAAAGGCATTGAACAGTCCTCATGTAGCTAGGTATACGGTTGATCAGATGCTTAAGCATAAGCATCTGATTATTCCTGGAGTAGTCATGAAAGCTGCCTTTATATTTATGAAAATTATGCCGCATAAAATACTATTAAGTTTTCTCTATAAAATTCAAAAAGAAAAATTTGTCTAG
- a CDS encoding rubrerythrin family protein, producing MTSQDNMKESFAGESQANRKYTAFAQKAEEEGYNGAAKLFRAAAEAEALHALSQMKVLGMLKSTEENLKAGIDGETFEFTKMYPRFLENAKDEGNSEAQRVFHLANEAEKSHAALYKDALKDLTADNDYYYCQICGYIHKNEAPEKCPVCGAPSSKFKNVQ from the coding sequence ATGACATCGCAAGACAATATGAAAGAATCTTTTGCAGGCGAATCTCAAGCTAACCGAAAATATACCGCTTTCGCTCAGAAAGCTGAAGAAGAAGGATATAACGGCGCTGCCAAGCTATTTCGGGCAGCAGCTGAAGCTGAAGCCCTGCATGCGTTAAGCCAGATGAAAGTGCTGGGTATGCTGAAATCAACAGAAGAAAATCTCAAAGCTGGGATTGATGGTGAAACCTTTGAGTTTACGAAAATGTATCCGCGTTTTCTGGAGAATGCAAAAGACGAAGGTAATTCTGAAGCACAAAGAGTTTTTCACTTAGCCAACGAGGCTGAGAAATCACATGCCGCCTTATACAAAGACGCACTTAAAGATTTAACCGCAGACAACGACTATTATTACTGCCAGATCTGCGGCTATATCCATAAAAACGAAGCACCGGAAAAATGCCCCGTTTGCGGTGCACCCTCTTCCAAATTCAAAAATGTGCAATAA
- a CDS encoding MarR family winged helix-turn-helix transcriptional regulator — translation MLMKDLSVIFRFSRIYSMRRLTKYNLGHSEQEILMFLSKNDPVNQDMIAAFFVIDKGAVAKSLSKLEEKGYVNRMINPEDHREKMISLTPKGVEIMDNMQEILTDWHTAIYEGLNQEDIAQLERITSVIAANSMKAISKYEKI, via the coding sequence ATGTTGATGAAAGACCTATCGGTTATTTTTCGGTTTAGCCGCATCTATTCCATGAGAAGGTTAACAAAATATAATTTGGGTCATTCCGAACAAGAGATTCTAATGTTTTTGTCTAAAAACGATCCAGTAAATCAGGATATGATTGCCGCTTTTTTTGTCATTGACAAGGGAGCGGTTGCCAAAAGTTTAAGCAAACTTGAAGAAAAAGGGTATGTGAATCGAATGATCAACCCTGAGGACCACCGCGAGAAAATGATCTCCTTGACACCAAAGGGAGTGGAAATAATGGACAACATGCAGGAAATCCTGACTGACTGGCATACAGCCATCTATGAAGGACTTAACCAGGAAGATATTGCGCAGCTCGAAAGGATTACGTCGGTCATTGCTGCCAACAGCATGAAAGCCATCAGCAAATACGAAAAGATTTAG
- the hslO gene encoding Hsp33 family molecular chaperone HslO, translated as MNDYLIKALGYDGKVRAYAALTTETVGEAQRRHQTWPTASAALGRTLTAGLMLGAMLKGDEQLTVKIEGNGPLGIILVDANAHGEVRGYVTNPQTHLDLNRIGKLDVSGAVGSEGTLSVVKDLGMRDYFTGQVTLYSGEIGEDFTYYLVKSEQIPSSVGLGVLVAPDNTIQASGGFIIQLLPGTAEETISEIEEHLKTITPVSTMIQHGFTPEEMLEEILGKNNVQVLEKMPVKFQCQCSKERIGNAMISLGKEEIKEIIQTDGQAEVQCHFCNEMYLFSKEELEKLRNAAK; from the coding sequence ATGAACGATTATTTGATTAAGGCTTTGGGTTATGACGGCAAGGTACGCGCTTACGCAGCTTTGACGACGGAAACCGTCGGTGAAGCTCAGCGCAGGCATCAGACCTGGCCGACAGCATCGGCGGCACTCGGCCGCACACTGACCGCCGGTCTAATGCTCGGGGCAATGCTCAAAGGTGATGAACAACTGACTGTCAAGATTGAAGGCAACGGCCCGTTGGGTATTATCCTGGTTGACGCCAATGCACACGGGGAAGTCAGGGGCTATGTCACCAATCCTCAAACGCATTTGGATCTAAATCGGATCGGGAAATTAGACGTCAGCGGAGCTGTAGGTTCTGAAGGCACATTGTCTGTTGTTAAGGACCTGGGTATGCGGGATTACTTTACAGGGCAGGTTACGTTATATTCCGGAGAGATCGGGGAAGACTTTACCTATTATCTCGTCAAATCCGAACAGATTCCTTCTTCGGTCGGACTCGGTGTCTTGGTTGCACCGGATAATACAATTCAAGCTTCCGGCGGTTTTATTATCCAGCTATTGCCCGGAACTGCTGAAGAGACCATTTCTGAAATTGAAGAACATCTTAAAACGATTACGCCGGTCTCAACGATGATTCAGCATGGATTTACGCCAGAGGAGATGCTGGAAGAAATTTTAGGCAAAAACAATGTTCAGGTACTCGAGAAAATGCCGGTGAAATTTCAATGCCAGTGTTCCAAGGAACGGATCGGCAACGCGATGATCAGCTTAGGCAAAGAGGAAATTAAAGAGATCATTCAAACAGACGGTCAGGCGGAAGTCCAGTGTCATTTTTGCAATGAGATGTATCTGTTTTCGAAAGAGGAACTTGAGAAGCTGAGGAATGCCGCAAAGTGA
- a CDS encoding TetR/AcrR family transcriptional regulator yields MQVPKEEIKKRIIEAAEEEFLVSGYRHSSMRSIAQQAGITVGNIYSYFSGKDDLLDNILQSTIEQLRKLVFIDICDKSSLSMQSITYITEVITKVFLDNRTQFLILMKSVEGSKYENIKVELIELVKQRLENDLFLSSSKPGSDMLLADSLALALIEGIINIFNKYGGDEVRLANLLNKFLLLIIGDIQKRL; encoded by the coding sequence ATGCAAGTGCCAAAAGAAGAGATTAAAAAAAGAATTATTGAGGCTGCGGAAGAGGAGTTTCTAGTCTCAGGCTACCGTCATTCCTCAATGCGGAGTATTGCGCAGCAAGCCGGGATTACTGTAGGGAATATTTACTCCTATTTTTCCGGTAAGGATGACCTGCTCGATAATATCCTTCAGTCAACTATAGAGCAGCTACGAAAGCTGGTATTCATTGACATATGCGATAAAAGCAGCCTGTCGATGCAAAGCATCACCTATATCACAGAAGTGATAACCAAGGTGTTTCTGGATAACAGAACGCAGTTTTTAATCTTAATGAAAAGTGTCGAGGGCTCCAAATACGAAAATATAAAGGTGGAACTGATTGAGCTTGTCAAGCAGCGTCTGGAGAACGATTTGTTCCTAAGCAGTTCCAAGCCTGGAAGTGATATGCTGCTTGCCGACTCCTTGGCCTTGGCGCTTATTGAAGGAATCATTAATATTTTTAATAAGTATGGCGGAGATGAAGTGCGTCTTGCCAATCTATTGAACAAATTTCTTTTATTGATTATCGGGGATATCCAAAAGAGACTTTAA
- a CDS encoding cob(I)yrinic acid a,c-diamide adenosyltransferase, protein MMKKGLIHIYCGDGKGKTTASLGLAVRCAGRGRRVLIVQFLKSQDTGELHTLEKIPGIMFLRGEESFGFYKQETNEQKEQRRIIYNKILQQAISACREGQVDLLILDEAVASYNYDLIDRSLLLEFLRTKPEGLEVVMTGRGPAEELLDLADYVSEVKKVKHPYDKGIKARLGIER, encoded by the coding sequence TTGATGAAAAAGGGTCTTATCCATATTTACTGCGGGGACGGCAAAGGAAAGACGACCGCTTCTCTCGGTCTGGCAGTCAGGTGTGCAGGCAGAGGGCGCAGGGTATTAATTGTTCAGTTCTTAAAAAGCCAGGACACAGGAGAACTGCACACCCTGGAGAAAATTCCGGGGATAATGTTTTTGCGCGGTGAAGAGTCATTCGGTTTCTATAAGCAGGAAACAAATGAGCAGAAGGAGCAACGCAGGATCATTTATAATAAGATCCTGCAGCAGGCGATTTCAGCGTGCCGTGAAGGTCAGGTCGATTTGCTGATTCTTGATGAAGCAGTAGCCTCCTATAATTATGACCTCATTGACCGTTCGCTTCTGCTTGAATTTTTGCGTACGAAACCTGAAGGGCTTGAGGTTGTGATGACCGGACGGGGGCCTGCGGAAGAACTGCTTGATCTTGCGGACTATGTCTCTGAGGTCAAGAAAGTTAAACATCCTTATGATAAAGGGATCAAAGCGCGCCTTGGCATTGAGCGGTAA